From Aedes albopictus strain Foshan chromosome 1, AalbF5, whole genome shotgun sequence, one genomic window encodes:
- the LOC109400405 gene encoding partner of bursicon, with protein sequence MYRLETGQIFAAFCCMSLLPQLLYRSISVEAQHQPGDETCETLPSEIHLIKEEYDELGRLYRTCNGDVTVNKCEGKCNSQVQPSVITATGFLKECYCCRESFLRERQLQLTHCYDPDGVRMTDHDSATMEIRLKEPIDCKCYKCGDLVR encoded by the exons ATGTACCGGCTGGAAACGGGACAGATATTTGCAGCATTCTGCTGTATGTCTCTGTTGCCGCAACTTTTATACCGATCCATATCGGTGGAGGCCCAGCACCAACCTGGGGACGAGACATGCGAAACGCTCCCATCGGAAATTCATCTTATAAAAG AGGAGTACGACGAACTGGGTCGTCTCTACCGGACCTGCAACGGGGACGTAACGGTGAACAAGTGCGAAGGCAAGTGTAACAGCCAGGTGCAACCGTCGGTCATCACAGCCACCGGTTTCCTCAAGGAGTGCTACTGCTGTCGGGAGTCGTTCCTCCGAGAGCGCCAACTCCAGCTGACCCATTGTTACGATCCGGACGGTGTCCGGATGACGGACCACGACTCGGCAACGATGGAGATTCGCCTGAAGGAACCCATCGATTGCAAGTGCTACAAGTGTGGCGATTTGGTTCGCTAA